From Ammospiza caudacuta isolate bAmmCau1 chromosome 31, bAmmCau1.pri, whole genome shotgun sequence, one genomic window encodes:
- the PPP1R1A gene encoding protein phosphatase 1 regulatory subunit 1A encodes MEPNSPRKIQFTVPLLEPHLDPEAAEQIRRRRPTPANLVLSSDQSSPEIDEDRLPNPLLKSGLAMSPRQRKKVSRSTPTMKELQMMVEHHLCKQAQGGDDDDEVAATARCHRGGDTEPEHRHSPGPAPPGHRTPGDGTPQAGTPRAGTPQAGTPQAGTPRAGTPGAVRRSRAEDGTHIEPGDSAGSGH; translated from the exons ATGGAGCCCAACAGCCCCCGCAAGATCCAGTTCACGGTCCCGCTGCTGGAGCCGCACCTGGACCCGGAGGCGGCCGAGCAG ATCCGGAGGCGCCGCCCGACCCCGGCCAACCTTGTCCTGAGCAGTGACCAATCGTCCCCAG AGATCGACGAGGACCGGCTGCCCAACCCCCTGCTGAAG TCCGGCCTGGCCATGTCCCCCCGGCAGAGGAAGAAGGTGTCCCGCAGCACCCCCACCATGAAAG AGCTGCAGATGATGGTGGAGCATCACCTGTGCAAGCAGGCGCAGGGCGGCGACGACGACGACGAGGTGGCGGCCACCGCCCGCTGTCACCGCGGCGGGGACACCGAGCCAGAGCACCGgcacagccccggcccggccccgcccggccaCC ggacccccGGAGATGGGACCCCCCAAGCGGGGACCCCTCGGGCCGGGACCCCCCAGGCCGGGACCCCCCAAGCGGGGACCCCTCGGGCCGGGACCCCCGGGGCCGTGCGGCGCAGCCGGGCTGAGGACGGGACCCATATagagcctggggacagcgcGGGCAGCGGCCACTAG